The Monodelphis domestica isolate mMonDom1 chromosome 7, mMonDom1.pri, whole genome shotgun sequence genome window below encodes:
- the LOC100616880 gene encoding olfactory receptor 13D1-like, whose translation MGNFTAVTEFFLVGLSNYPGLQISLYVLCLLMYLVILVGNGILIIISILDPHLHTPMYFFLGNLSFLDICYTSSLIPQMLFNFASERKSITFIGCGLQMVLSLGLGSTECLLLAVMAFDRYVAICSPLRYTIIMNKGLCVQMASWTWIVGFMNSLVQSVLTLILPFCQNIIDHLVCEILALLKLICVDISLNVFIMIIASIILLITPLVLIFFSYVFILLTILKINSTEGRKKAFSTCSAHLTVVILFYGSALFMYMKPKSKDTKLFDEIFGLSYWVFTPMLNPIIYSLRNKEVKEAVEKVLIRNLYLRRM comes from the coding sequence ATGGGGAATTTTACAGCTGTAACAGAATTTTTTCTGGTGGGTCTTTCTAATTACCCAGGCCTCCAGATATCTCTTTATGTGCTCTGCCTCTTGATGTACTTGGTGATTCTAGTAGGAAATGGTATACTCATTATCATCAGCATCCTGGATCCCCACCTCCATACccctatgtatttttttcttgggaATCTCTCTTTTTTGGACATCTGCTACACCTCTTCCTTAATACCACAAATGCTATTTAATTTTGCATCTGAAAGAAAATCCATCACTTTCATTGGATGTGGCCTGCAGATGGTTCTTTCCCTTGGACTTGGGTCCACCGAGTGTCTTCTCCTTGCTGTAATGGCTTTTGACAGATATGTAGCCATATGTAGTCCTTTAAGATACACCATCATCATGAACAAGGGGCTCTGTGTACAGATGGCTTCTTGGACCTGGATAGTAGGATTTATGAACTCTCTGGTACAATCCGTACTTACATTGATATTACCTTTCTGTCAGAACATTATTGACCATCTTGTCTGTGAAATTCTAGCCCTTTTGAAGCTTATCTGTGTAGACATCTCTCTCAATgtatttattatgattattgcAAGCATTATTCTGTTAATCACTCCTCTTgtgcttattttcttctcttatgtCTTTATCCTCCTGACTATCCTGAAAATTAACTCTACTGAAGGGAGGAAAAAGGCCTTTTCCACTTGTTCAGCCCACTTGACAGTGGTGATCTTGTTCTATGGGTCTGCTCTTTTCATGTACATGAAGCCCAAATCTAAGGACACTAAGCTTTTTGATGAAATTTTTGGGTTGTCTTACTGGGTGTTCACTCCAATGCTGAACCCCATCATCTATAGCCTGAGGAACAAGGAGGTAAAAGAGGCTGTAGAGAAAGTACTAATCAGAAATCTGTACTTAAGGAGAATGTGA